TGAAGAACTGGTGATATGTATTTGTATTAGAATACCTGAAACCCAGAGTTAAGGTAGCCATTAAGTGCTTCGATGCGGTAGGCACATTGGCGAGTTAAGTTTCCAATTTTCAGGTACTGTTTCCATGGATGACGAAATCGGAATCGACCATGACCTGGTTCCCATCTTGCAAAATTTTCCTGATAATTGAGAAGATTGAAATCAGAGATATTCAGGCAGGAATTTTTCAGAGAGGGAGAGAGACCTTTTTACTCACCAAGCTTTCTTCACTGCCTTTTGAATTGAGAACACTTATATATCCTTGCAGAAATGACTTATCATCTTTACACTCTTCATCTTCTGATGTTCTAAAATATTCACCTCCAAATCCTGTAAATTCGTTTTATTTCTTGTAAGTTTCAAAGCTCACattaaaaggcaaaaaaaagaaaaaaaaaaaaaaaaaaaaggcaataattaaaactttaattttagaGAGTTAATTTGAGCAATTTCTATATTATCATATGTGAATAtaggtttctttttcttttcttctctcaaCTAAGAGTCATCTCTTCATTTATCATGTACCTCAATTTGAATATTGGCCTACCTTCTAAATAGTTGCCAATCTTTTCCAAGTTGAGGGCAACTAAATTCTGAAGATCTTCACCAGCCCATACAGGGCAAACGACAATGGTTATAATCACACATGTAGCACCACCTATGAGAATGGTAGAGATCCTTTTGTGAGCCAGCTCTAATATCTCACGGTCTCGGTAACCCGCAACTGATACCAAGCagaatgttaaaataaatatcaaacaccCATAATCGTATCTGGCCTTTATTCCAGGACAGAATCGTGCAAAAGTTGAGGCTGCAGCTGTAAATTAAACGGCCAAGAATTTTGAATCAATAAGCTGGTTGAACAAATGAAAGAATTGAGAAATTTGGAAGAGGGGCTCAGTCTTGTTTCGTGTGGGAAAGTAGAATTACCTTGGAGGAAGACAAAGAACCCAAGAAGCATGGGCTCACCTATCCCACCAGATAGGCTTGCTAAGTGATGAACTCCAACACCTAGAGCACCGGCTAGTAATGTTGCCAATCCCCTATTTAAACCTTTTCCAAGTGTTGCTCCTGAAAAGTAGGTTAAAAGCATACATAAATATTGCCTTCAGTATACAATTCTTTTGCTTTACTGATTTATTGGTGAACAAAGGTGCCCCACGCAATGCGAATTTGTCTTTTTGTATTTGCCATGAAATTCAAGAGATTGTGAACTTACCCACGGAGAATTCAAGGACTACAACCACAGTCATCACAGCCCACATTGCAGAGTCACCAAAACCTTTGTAGAGAGCCCGAGAGTAGTAgaataatgaaatcaaagtgaGTGCAAGTCCCACTTTTAGCGAATGAATGACTCTTCTTGGGTCATCTTGTCCGAGCTTCTTGATCTTCCTAGCAACCccagccaccttggagactaaCTTCCCAGGCAAGGGCTTGAGGCACGTCCACAACCGAGTGAGAAGTCCCGCTTTTTCATGGCTTGCAGATTCCATCTCCATAGCTAAATTGTTGATGGAAGGCAAGTTTGCACGAACTGAAGGatgagaaagagagggagagagaagaaaggaaagataTGTTTGGGGCCTTGGGCAGAAGATGCTTTTGGATGGAGTCTACATGCCtctaatttatagaaaaaaagcATTAGATGGGgcttaaaaaaacattttttcatttcaagagCACGTTTTCTGGTGTCAATTTGTACGAAGCAGGTACGAAGAAATTTCAAAGGTCCCAATGCAAACCATGACTGATTGGATACAACTTTGGATGGATGTATATCTGTTTCCCACAAACAAAAAGCCCACAATTCCTAGAAGTAAAGTTCCATCACAACGCTTTTTACAGCAGTAGTTCCCCCGGGCCATTTCACATACTTTCCTGTGCCTTCTCTAGTACTAGATCGATCCATGGCTTGGATAGCCTTTGTGATGTTGATACCTAGGATCAAGTAAACATGTAAACAGTAAAGTCATAAACTATAAACTGTATCCCACTGTTCAAACACTTTCGGTCAGGGTACTGTTCAAATCCGATTATTAGCATGATTCATGCAAAAGCATTATTAATGTGTGATCAAAATTAATGCTCATCGAGTAGGACAAGTCTCTTTAATTCGATGGGCATATAAATTTTATCCACTTAAACTTGATTCCTGAATTTTGGTACGACAAATCACTTTCCTTGATAATCATTTGTTgcctaattatatatatatttgtcccTTCTGCTGTCGATCTGATTATGGATCTCAGATGTCTTGCATCTGTTGATTCCCTAAATTAATCACCTTTTTCAATCATGAGATAGCTCTCCAGATTATTTATATGAAGTGTCATGGTGGTGTACAATATTTGGCAATAATCGTTCTATTACACTTGGGAAAGTGAATGCTGCGTGTAGAGATGGGAAGGAGCATAGCATTCTCTACTGTTTTGCATGCCAATCTAAGGATTTGCTAATTAAGACAGCATTCATCCAAAAAAGGAAAGACTCGGAAACGTTCgagaaattttgaagaaaatgttattattcTAATGTGTTTTACTTTTGGAAACAAACACAAGATAGAATGAACTGCATGTCTTGGGCTCACAATCAACCCTGCTAATAGGAGATTTGGGAATTTAGACGATTGACTGAAATGATTGATTCCCGACCTAACGAGGATGCTTCACATGCAAAGCTACTACTTAGCAACATCAGATTTTCTTTAAGCCCGGTTCCTTAATACCTCCAGGCTCcctcctttttttcattttcctttcctaACCAGGGGCAAGGGTTCTAACAGGAACATCAATCCTGTGTTAGAGACTCTCCTAGATTTCttatttatgttatatttggCTTTTGGGAAAATActaggaagagaaaaaaaaaattacaaagaattTAATTATCTCATggttgatttattataaaaataaaagaaaatatgattaaaattagttagaaactcaaattatttattctttatataaaaatttaaaaaataagttaaaggagtttaaaaaaaaagtacctaaaaataatttattaagattaaaaatatttttatatgtaagaatagtttattaatattttatgtatttttaattttctttaattttttaaaagaaaataaagaatacgGTTTGTTAAAATATGAGTTTGTAGGATGGTGATCCTgtgttttcattctttatttttaaaaacaaaaacaaaaaagttatcTAAACacatcttaattttattttttcaatttttattttctccctATTATCATTTCTCCCTGCTTTGGTTCAAATTTTTCACCATGAAAGTGAAAGGTTAGAGTGCTTGTGTTAGTCCTCTTTCAAATCAGGAATATTCTTTCTCGTGTTCTCTTAATCCTTTGGACTTTATGGCCTTACAGAAATGGGAGCAGCTGGCTTTCCATTATTCCCTGTCCCCAAAAACCTACATTAAATTATTGGATTTGAGCGATCGGATTATAATAAGTCTCTACTGTACTCATATAGGGTTGAAGTTGGTTTGATAAAACAAAAGGTGACGTGCcatgaaattaaatattgaatatatcaATAGTGAATGTTATAAATACTCGATCTCTAAAagtaacatatttttattgcaaagaataataataatttaatcaaaagtaatgaaattaactattcgaacaagaataaaataacaaaaaaaagttgATCACGAATGCgattgataatgattttaacaagtgtttttatcatttttaatggttcaaaatttttatctttcaagtattagataaaaatgttttttagaataattatcaaatatattctaagagtgtatttgataatatttttatttaaaatatttttagtaaaagtgttttttaatatttttagaaaaattactttatcaaatatctttttttttaaaaaaaaaagtatttttaaattgaaaatgttttaaaaaaataccgTGGAATGGATtctaaattcatgaaaaaattacaataaaaatatcaaagccCTTTAATCAAATCATAATACAACTGAGCTTCTTCCGGAAAAATATAATCAGTTGTGCTATACTCAATAGTATAATACGATTCAATTCTTCCATTGGAAAGACATGGCAACCTTTACTCTGACTACTACTGCATTGATAGGGTTTTGACGTGAATGATGGGATGAAATTCACTTTTGATTAATGTGTTACTGCAACATTTGCTGGAGCAAATATGATAACGTGGCCGTGGACCCTACCACGAGATCTGGCACTGCCACGctctttttggttttcttttgggtcaatttgattttgatttggaaataattgtttattaatttataaaattgatttttatttgacaataaatcaccatttattttattatttttaaataaagataaaataataaataaagtcttaaaaggaagagaaactatgtaaaatatcatattactCTCAAAAGTCTATAGATTATACGTGAATTAGTCAATGAGTTTGGTTACCCAATACTCATTCTGCCTAAAACATATCACTCCTCACTAAGTAAATGAATGCAAGTGGGGAAATTATTTAATGGGTTATTTGGTTAAAGGAGTTAAAATAACCCTCATATTTGCAAGAATAACTCACTTATTAAAAAgcagaaaaaaattatttattgagacaaaaatacccttccTTTTATTTCCCTCCAACACTTGgaacttttcttcttttacttcattttcttcctttaggTGTAGTGTACAGAATGGGCTCCTCATCTTTCCTTCAGAAAACGAAGAAAATTTATCATCTTCTTCTACTTGATTATCTTATTTTAGGTGCACAGAGTGGAAAACTTATCTTTCCTTtaaaaaccctagaaaatttCTTATCTATCATTCCTAaactttagaaaattttcacctCTCATCCTCTGTTTCATTCCTAATTCCTAGAAAAATTCTTATTATACTTTTGTCAagttatctcatattatatctTCAAGCACGAAAGAAAAAATGAGTTCATTGAAGAGTGATAAGAGAAAGAGGTTTAAAATGGtggcaaaaaaacaaatatcccaattgcaaacaaaaaaggaaagtgAAGCTATTGAGCAAAAATCTCGATTACCCATAGAAGAGAGAAGTGAATCTGCTAAACCGGTGAATGTAggctttatattttataaattttttgaatttttaaagaGGATATACAAAAATTTAGGAACTTTTAAGtgtattcaaaatataaaattgtatatttataattttttttttcttttttttagttctcAATTATTGTCAGTTATGTATTTGGAgtgaataaatttagaattgttggttgatgtttaaaaatatttggaaactattaaagtgtgttgaaaaataatagattgcatattaatattattttagttttttgtatttttatcaaTCACGTGTTTAGAGTGAATTAGATATATCCAATGTAACAACATCTAGTTAGGGATAAGTTTGCagataatttatgaaattttagggatttttagaaattttaggggTACTAAACAATCGTGTTTGAGTAGGTTTATGTTTGTTACTTGATGctattaaaattttgggaactaTTGAAAtgtattcaaaataataaattgtatatttataatttttgtagttCTATATTATTGTCAATTATGCATGTAgagtgaataaaaaatatataatgattcCATGCAATGGCATGTGATTAAGGATAAGCTTTAGTggatttatgaaattttaggaatttttgaactttttaaggATGTTATGCAATGGTGTTTAGTAAGGTTAGATTTGTTagttaatgtttttaaaattttgggaactaTTGGAGTGTgtccaaaataataattgttattaGGTTAATCagttattatataatatttataattttgtattaaatcTTTACTAACTTGATTTTATCTAATCTGCAAACTACTACTCCCTTGACATGTTTTACAGTTAAAATACCTATAGAAGAGCACTTTCCATCAAAGGCTACATGTCCATCACACCTTACTATAATAGAGAATATTAAAAAGaagttcaataaaaaaaacaattagagATGTTCAAGAATTCTTGCTTTGAACATTTTTTGTTTATGCCAGAACTTAAATTTTCAACTCAAATTGTCTACCACATATTATTACATCAACGTCTTATAAAGAAGGATAATGAAATGTGGTTTTTAGTAATCTCGAAGGGATTAAGATTTGGTCAAGATGAGTTTGGATTGATTACTAGTCAAGTTTTGGTCTCATCTTTCAGCATAATCAAACATCATTGAGAATAAAGGATGTGTACTTTAATGATGAAAACAAAGTGCATAATGATCATTTGTagaaagtttttctttcttttggtgaagtgaaaaaaaaaaagcaaaagaaaaagtttgataATCTTAAAGATGAATACATGGTGAAGTTAGCCTTATTATACTTTCTCAAGCATGTTCTACTTGGGAAAGAAgggaaaaatttaataaaacatgCAATAGGTTGGTCTTGTTGATTGTTCGAAAGTTTTTAATAAGTATTCATGGGGTAGAATTTGTTATGAAAGAACGCTTTCTGGGGCTACAACAAGCCTTAAGAGAATCGAGTGTTAAAATACCAAGATAAGAAGCAACAAAAGGGCAATATAGCTCAAGAGGCATATAGTCTAATTGGATTTCCATGTCTTCCAAGTTTGGGTATATGAGGCTATTTCGATTATCGgaataaaatatgttaatcaTGTTAGTAAGAGTTGCCCATGGATATTAAATTGGAGTGCTACTTCCACACCGAGGTTCATTGAGCTCCAACAAATTTTTTAAGACTCCAATGTGAGTAATTTTTTTACCTTATATTTTGATAGTGTTGTCACTTATATacttatatatgtttatatttgttgattaaattatttaacttgaatttgatagtTATCCTTGTGTTCGCTACTTAAACCTACTTCAGAAATATGTGAACAAGATTATTACAAGTATTTGAATAAGTTAAAGTCACTAGATGCTGTTCCTCCAAaagttttaagctaaccaacaACCTTAGAACATGATACTATAGGAAGcttaaaaaatgaagatgacTCGATTGAAGCCAATGCATATGCTactattgttgttgttgttgttgttgctacTATTGTAatggaaaataagaagaaagatGATCATTCTATCCCAACTTCAACTAAGGTAACTTCACTATCAtacatttatttataagaaaagaagaaaaaaaaccatttaaGTTTAATCGTTTGCAATCAATTTTCAGAGAAAGTAAGCGAAGCCTTTCATAAGTGGTTAAGTCTTCAACAAGGGTAATTTATCTTTAATTCAACTTGTAATAGTTCCTTTTTGGCCAATTCTTTACTTGACCATGGTTTTTTGCTATATTAATACACTAAGGTCTATGGTTGATATTGATTACTTGTATGCAGACCAAGAATAGTTTCAGTCACTAGTTCAACATGGTTCATGGCTTAAAGACACGGCTTGTAAATCTTCTTATTGTGTTTGCTTTTACTTATTagtatattgatattttaatggAATAGTATAACTAATgctttttttctatatatgttGACTAGCATATTGATATTGCTTTCTACTTTTTTCGTAATTGGAGAATAGAAAAGCCCcattcattttctcaaaattttaccACCACAAACACAATGTTTTAGGTATGTATAGTTTCTTGTTACTGTTGGCCCTCATATTACTAGATGAATTTTGTTagtttaattattcttttttacattttcttgtaTAGCAAAATGTTAAAGCAAGGTGGGAGAAACATGctaaaaaatggaatcaatTCCAAATGCAAGCAAATGATATCCGTGTTGGCTATGCGAATAGGTTTTATCTAGTTCCTTCCATGAAATGGGCTGAGGTGGACATCATCTATGTCCCTATTAATGTTTGAAGTATACATTGTGTATTGCGAGTAGTTCATCTTACTCAAATGAGAATATTTGTGTATGACTCATTGGTAGGCATTAACATTGATACTTGATTGAAAGGCGCCTTCATACCTTTAACTAAATTGTTACCATGTATTTGCTTGTTGCAT
The sequence above is drawn from the Vitis riparia cultivar Riparia Gloire de Montpellier isolate 1030 chromosome 6, EGFV_Vit.rip_1.0, whole genome shotgun sequence genome and encodes:
- the LOC117916620 gene encoding aluminum-activated malate transporter 2-like; the protein is MEMESASHEKAGLLTRLWTCLKPLPGKLVSKVAGVARKIKKLGQDDPRRVIHSLKVGLALTLISLFYYSRALYKGFGDSAMWAVMTVVVVLEFSVGATLGKGLNRGLATLLAGALGVGVHHLASLSGGIGEPMLLGFFVFLQAAASTFARFCPGIKARYDYGCLIFILTFCLVSVAGYRDREILELAHKRISTILIGGATCVIITIVVCPVWAGEDLQNLVALNLEKIGNYLEGFGGEYFRTSEDEECKDDKSFLQGYISVLNSKGSEESLENFARWEPGHGRFRFRHPWKQYLKIGNLTRQCAYRIEALNGYLNSGFQAPTEIRSKIKDVCTMMSLESGMALNELALAVKKMTRPTSADPHIEKSETAAKTLKTLLKSGISGDTDFLEVIKVATVASLLIDVTNCTQKIAESVHELASIAHFKSVDPTVSPEKSQLSQVKLAAKVDCPQVSITVRESSPSSKESGNSLAPTAVPRVVL